TAAGAGATAGAAAAGAAGATATTCCCCTTTTAATAGAATACTTCATGAAAAAGATTAGTAAAAAATTAAATAAAAGACCCGTTGAAATCAATAAGGAGTATATGGAATTTTTAATAAACTACGAATGGCCAGGGAATATAAGGGAGCTTGAAAATCTAATTGAATTAGTAATTAATACGGAAAATATTCCAATAGATTTAAACAATAAATCCATATCCATAGAAAGCATAAAGAATTTTAAGGAACACAATGTACCAACTTTAGAAGAAGTAGAAAAGCGCCATATTAAAAATGTACTTACTAAATTTAAAGGGTGTGTTGCACTATCAGCTAAAGCCTTAGACATAGGAAGAAATACTTTATATAGGAAAATAAGAAAATATAATATTAATTGTTCACAAATGGAACAAAGTGCCAAAATGGAACAAAAATAAAGGGGTAAAAGTGTTCCTAAATGGAACAAAAAAGCATGGATGTGTTGAAAAACATATATTAAATTTCTTGGCACAAGACTTGCGTTTTATATTTGTGTTAATGAAAAAATAAAGGGGGATTATTATGTTTGGATACAAAGGTAAGGTATTAAGAGTTAATTTAAAGGATAGAACATATAAGGTTGAAGATTTAAATCTACATATGGCAAAGAAGTATATTGGTGGTAGAGGTCTAGGAACTAAAATGTTTATGGATGAAGTAGATCCTAAGGTAGATGCTCTAAGTCCTGAAAATAAACTGTTAGTAGTAACTGGTCCATTGACAGGAAGTCCAACACCTACAGGTGGAAGATACATGGTAGTTACAAAATCACCCCTAACAGGTACTATTGCTAGTTCTAATTCTGGTGGATTCTGGGGAGCTCAACTGAAGTTTGCAGGATATGATGTAATAGTAGTTGAAGAGAAAGCAGATAAACCCGTATATATAAGCATAGTTGATGGTGTGGTTGAAATCAGAGATGCATCTCATATATGGGGGAAAGTAGTATCAGAGACAACAGATGTATTGGAAAAAGAATGTGGAGAAAAATCAAAAGTAATGACTATAGGACCGGCTGGAGAAAAATTATCTAGATTAGCTGCTATTATGAATGATAAGGATAGAGCGGCAGGACGTTCTGGTGTAGGAGCTGTTATGGGTTCTAAGAACTTAAAGGCTATCGTAGTTAAAGGTAGTAGTAAAGTAGAAGTAAAAGATCCAGATGGACTTAAGAAGGTATTTTCTGAGTCTTTGAAAAAGATAAGAGAAAATGGAGTTACAGGTCAAGGTCTACCTACTTATGGAACAGCCGTATTAGTTAACATTATTAATGAAAACGGAGTACTACCTACTAACAACTTCCAAAAATCTTATGACGATAAAGCAGAAGCCATTAGTGGCGAAACTTTAGCAGAGAAGTACTTAGTTAAAAAAGAAGCCTGTTACAGATGTCCTATTGCCTGTGGAAGATACTGTAAAGTTGATGACATAGAAGGTGGAGGACCTGAGTATGAAACTATTTGGGCTTATGGTTCAGATTGCGGAGTTAGTAATTTAGGAAATATTATTAAGGCTAACTACTGGTGTAATGAAATGGGTTTAGATACTATTTCAGCAGGGGTTACAGTAGCTACTGCCATGGAATTATATGAAAAGGGATATATTAGAGATGAGGAAATAGATGGAACTCCACTTAAGTTTGGTAATGATGAGGCTGTCATTGAGTGGACTAAGAAGATGGGACTTAGAGAAGGTTTTGGAGATAAATTAGCAGAAGGTTCATATAGATTAGCTGAAATGTATGGAGTTCCTGAATTATCTATGAGTGTTAAAAAACAAGAAATACCAGCATATGACCCTAGAGGAATTCAAGGCCATGGATTGCAATATGCCACATCAAATAGAGGTGGATGCCACGTAAGAGGATACTTAATTTCTCCTGAAATTTTAGGTTTACCAGAAAAGTTAGATAGATTTAAATTAGATGGAAAAGCCACTTGGGCTAAGGCTTTCCAAGATCTAACGGCTGCCATAGATTCGTTAGGATTATGTCTATTCACATCCTTTGCATTAGGCGCTGGGGATTATGCAAGCTTAATAAATGCCGTTTGTGGAACTGACCATACGGCAGACTCCATATTTGAAGCTGGAGAAAGAATCTGGAATATAGAAAAATTATTTAACTTAGAATCAGGTGTAGCTCCTTCTGAGGATAAGTTACCTAAGAGGTTATTAGAAGAGCCTATTCCAGAAGGGCCATCTAAGGGATGGGTACACAAATTATCTGATCTACTTCCAGAATATTATGAATTACGTGGATGGAGTAAGGAAGGTATACCAACGGATGAAAGATTAGAGAAATTAGGCATAAGTGAGGATATGGCAAAAGCATAGGAGTGATACTTTGAACGTAGAAGTAAGACTGTTTGCCACATTAAGGGAAGGCAGAGGGAAAAAGGTTTATTTTCAACTAAAGGCTGGTCTAACTCCAAGGATCATAATAAAAGAGCTGAATATTCAAGAAGAGGATATAGCTATTTTATTAATAAATGGTAGAGATGGAGACTTTGATAGACCTCTTATGGAAGGAGATTATTTATCCATATTTCCACCAGTTGGAGGAGGCTAAAATGGAGAGATACGAGAGAAACATGTCCATGTTATCGGAAGATGAAAATAAAAAATTAAGTAGTTTTAAAGTATGTGTAGTAGGTTCTGGTGGACTTGGTGGTTATGTGATAGAAATGCTAGGGCGGTTAGGTATAGGCCATATAACTGCTGTAGATTCTGATGTATTTGACGAAACTAATCTAAACCGCCAAATATTATCTACTAAAAATACAATTGGAAAGAGTAAGGTTATGGTGGCAAAAGAGAGAATGGATGAAGTAAATGACACCATAACTTTAAATCCTATATATAAAAGACTTGATGGAAAAAACGGAGAAGAAATATTAAAAGGCCATGATCTAGTTATAGATGCACTGGATTCTATAGATACTAGATTGCTCCTACAGCACATATGCAAAGAATTGGGCATACCCCTAATACATGGAGCTATTGCTGGCTGGTATGGCCAAGTCTGTACCATACTGCCAGGAGATGATACTTTAAATATTATATACAAAAAAAGCGGGAATGGCCTTGAAAAAAAAATAGGTAATCCATCATTTACTCCTGCATTAGTGGCTTCCATACAGGTAAGTGAAGCTCTTAAAGTATTGATGAATAAAGGAGAGTTAATTAGAAAGAAACTTTTATATATAGACTTACTGGAAAATGAATATATAACTCTTAATTTAGAATAAAGGTGGAAGCTGTGGCTTCTACCTTTTTGTTTTAGTATATTTAGCACCAATGCGTAAAAAGCATGTAAAAAAATATCCTAAAACTATGAAAATTAGAATTATTTGTTATATAATGTAATATATAGGAAAATATAAAAATATGTGTAGAAAAGAAATATAATATAGGAGGAGTGAAAGTGAAGTTACGTAAAAAAATGATTTTAATGAATTTAGGAATGTGTATAATTGCATTCGCATCTATTATGAGTTATTTAATGATTAATACTTATAATAATATTGAAATGGCAAATACCATGATTATTGTATCCGTCATAGGAATATTAATTACGGGAATAGCTACATAC
The sequence above is a segment of the Anaeromicrobium sediminis genome. Coding sequences within it:
- a CDS encoding aldehyde ferredoxin oxidoreductase family protein, with translation MFGYKGKVLRVNLKDRTYKVEDLNLHMAKKYIGGRGLGTKMFMDEVDPKVDALSPENKLLVVTGPLTGSPTPTGGRYMVVTKSPLTGTIASSNSGGFWGAQLKFAGYDVIVVEEKADKPVYISIVDGVVEIRDASHIWGKVVSETTDVLEKECGEKSKVMTIGPAGEKLSRLAAIMNDKDRAAGRSGVGAVMGSKNLKAIVVKGSSKVEVKDPDGLKKVFSESLKKIRENGVTGQGLPTYGTAVLVNIINENGVLPTNNFQKSYDDKAEAISGETLAEKYLVKKEACYRCPIACGRYCKVDDIEGGGPEYETIWAYGSDCGVSNLGNIIKANYWCNEMGLDTISAGVTVATAMELYEKGYIRDEEIDGTPLKFGNDEAVIEWTKKMGLREGFGDKLAEGSYRLAEMYGVPELSMSVKKQEIPAYDPRGIQGHGLQYATSNRGGCHVRGYLISPEILGLPEKLDRFKLDGKATWAKAFQDLTAAIDSLGLCLFTSFALGAGDYASLINAVCGTDHTADSIFEAGERIWNIEKLFNLESGVAPSEDKLPKRLLEEPIPEGPSKGWVHKLSDLLPEYYELRGWSKEGIPTDERLEKLGISEDMAKA
- a CDS encoding MoaD/ThiS family protein encodes the protein MNVEVRLFATLREGRGKKVYFQLKAGLTPRIIIKELNIQEEDIAILLINGRDGDFDRPLMEGDYLSIFPPVGGG
- a CDS encoding HesA/MoeB/ThiF family protein — its product is MERYERNMSMLSEDENKKLSSFKVCVVGSGGLGGYVIEMLGRLGIGHITAVDSDVFDETNLNRQILSTKNTIGKSKVMVAKERMDEVNDTITLNPIYKRLDGKNGEEILKGHDLVIDALDSIDTRLLLQHICKELGIPLIHGAIAGWYGQVCTILPGDDTLNIIYKKSGNGLEKKIGNPSFTPALVASIQVSEALKVLMNKGELIRKKLLYIDLLENEYITLNLE